One genomic window of Hymenobacter sp. J193 includes the following:
- a CDS encoding lactonase family protein, with protein sequence MTLPNSSRRHFLKLTGLTLAGLPLAVSGCASALTGSRKDPSYLVYVGTYAAADAESVFLYRLNPETGALTRVGASKAGPNPTYLTLDPQQRLLYTANETEEYNGMKSGSVRAFAVDRKTGGLTLLNEQSSFGPGPCYISLDHTRRLALVANYGGGSVCALPVQANGQLGAPSATQQHTGSGPHKNQNVPHAHCFLPDPANRFALAVDLGIDQVVAYPLEPGTGKFLNTPTTAFATAPGAGPRHLIFHPNKRWGYLINELNSTVTALSYDAAQGKFSELHTLPTLPAGFTAWNACADIHVSPNGRFLYASNRGHNSIVVYAIDPTSGKLTWVQHADTQGKIPRNFALDPSGRVALVANQQTNNIVTYRIDGQTGMLTATGTSVEVSAPVCLQVVPDFLA encoded by the coding sequence ATGACCCTTCCAAACTCTTCGCGCCGTCATTTTTTGAAGCTTACCGGTTTGACGCTGGCCGGCCTGCCGCTAGCCGTTTCCGGGTGCGCGTCCGCCCTCACCGGCAGCCGCAAAGACCCTTCGTATCTGGTGTACGTGGGCACCTACGCCGCTGCCGATGCAGAAAGCGTATTTCTGTATCGCCTGAACCCGGAAACCGGTGCCCTCACCCGGGTGGGCGCCTCCAAAGCCGGCCCCAACCCCACCTACCTAACGCTCGACCCGCAGCAGCGCCTGCTGTACACGGCCAACGAAACCGAGGAATACAACGGCATGAAGAGCGGCTCGGTGCGGGCTTTCGCCGTCGACCGCAAAACCGGCGGCCTCACCCTGCTGAATGAGCAGTCGTCGTTTGGACCAGGGCCGTGCTACATCAGCCTCGACCACACCCGCCGCCTCGCGCTGGTGGCCAACTACGGCGGAGGCAGCGTGTGCGCCCTGCCCGTGCAAGCCAATGGCCAGTTGGGGGCGCCCTCGGCTACTCAGCAGCACACCGGCTCGGGTCCGCACAAAAACCAGAACGTGCCCCACGCCCACTGCTTCCTGCCCGACCCCGCCAACCGCTTTGCCCTGGCCGTGGACCTGGGCATCGACCAGGTGGTGGCGTACCCGCTGGAGCCAGGCACGGGCAAATTCCTCAACACGCCTACCACTGCCTTTGCCACTGCGCCGGGCGCCGGGCCGCGCCACCTCATCTTTCACCCCAATAAGCGCTGGGGCTACCTCATCAATGAGTTGAACTCCACCGTCACGGCCCTGAGCTACGACGCGGCCCAGGGGAAATTCAGCGAGCTGCACACGCTTCCCACGCTCCCGGCCGGCTTTACCGCGTGGAATGCCTGCGCCGATATTCACGTGTCGCCCAACGGCCGGTTTCTCTACGCCTCCAACCGGGGCCACAACAGCATCGTGGTCTACGCCATTGACCCGACCAGCGGAAAGCTCACCTGGGTGCAGCACGCCGATACCCAGGGCAAGATTCCGCGCAACTTTGCCCTCGACCCCAGCGGCCGCGTGGCGCTGGTAGCCAATCAGCAGACCAACAACATCGTCACGTACCGCATCGATGGCCAGACCGGCATGCTCACCGCTACCGGCACGTCAGTGGAAGTATCCGCGCCGGTTTGCCTGCAGGTGGTGCCCGATTTTCTGGCGTAG
- a CDS encoding thioredoxin family protein — MKKLLPFLAVGLVLALSSFMMWRPAAEAGYQVGDKAADFRLKNVDGKLVSLADNKAAKGYIVVFTCNTCPYAQAYESRILALHQQYASQGYPVVAINPNDPATVPGDSFAEMQKRAKSKAYAFPYLQDETQQVARQYGATRTPHLYVLTRQGNDFVVSYIGAIDDNSEDAKLVKTKYLENAMTELLAGKPATVSSTKAIGCTIKWKKA; from the coding sequence ATGAAAAAGCTTCTTCCTTTTCTCGCTGTGGGCCTCGTGCTGGCCCTAAGCAGCTTCATGATGTGGCGTCCGGCAGCAGAGGCCGGCTACCAGGTGGGCGACAAGGCGGCGGACTTCAGGCTGAAGAACGTTGACGGAAAGCTGGTGTCATTGGCCGATAACAAGGCGGCCAAGGGCTATATCGTGGTGTTTACCTGCAACACCTGTCCCTACGCTCAAGCCTACGAAAGCCGCATCTTGGCCCTGCATCAGCAATATGCCAGCCAGGGTTACCCGGTAGTGGCCATCAACCCCAACGACCCCGCCACCGTGCCTGGCGACTCCTTCGCCGAAATGCAGAAGCGAGCCAAAAGCAAGGCCTATGCCTTCCCCTACCTGCAGGATGAAACCCAGCAGGTGGCGCGGCAATACGGCGCCACGCGCACGCCCCACCTCTACGTGCTTACCCGCCAGGGCAATGACTTCGTCGTTAGCTACATCGGCGCCATCGACGACAACTCGGAGGACGCTAAGCTGGTTAAGACCAAGTACCTGGAAAATGCCATGACCGAGTTGCTGGCCGGCAAGCCCGCTACGGTAAGCTCCACCAAAGCCATTGGCTGCACCATCAAATGGAAGAAAGCCTGA
- a CDS encoding TlpA family protein disulfide reductase, with the protein MLRLSFLIMAVVLLLAQPGRAQQVAVIKLPELQRRLSLPNDTTYVVNFWATWCAPCIKELPYFDQLTATYAGQKVKVLLVSMDYASQLDKKVKPFVLKRGLKSEVVLLNETNPNTYLAQIDPTWSGALPFTLLLNNARQRRATFEQEFTAEELKKHLQAFIK; encoded by the coding sequence ATGCTCAGACTTTCTTTCCTGATTATGGCGGTTGTGCTGCTGCTCGCCCAACCCGGCCGGGCGCAGCAGGTGGCCGTCATCAAGCTGCCCGAGCTGCAGCGCCGCCTCAGCCTGCCGAATGACACCACCTACGTAGTGAACTTCTGGGCTACCTGGTGCGCGCCCTGCATCAAAGAGCTCCCCTACTTCGACCAGCTGACCGCCACTTACGCCGGGCAGAAGGTGAAGGTGCTGCTGGTGAGCATGGACTACGCCTCGCAGCTCGACAAAAAAGTAAAGCCCTTTGTACTGAAGCGCGGGCTGAAGTCGGAGGTGGTGCTGCTCAACGAAACCAACCCCAACACCTACCTCGCTCAGATAGACCCTACATGGAGCGGTGCCCTGCCCTTTACCCTGCTGCTGAACAATGCCCGGCAGCGGCGCGCCACCTTCGAGCAGGAATTCACAGCTGAAGAGCTGAAAAAGCACCTACAGGCGTTTATAAAATAA